In Hydractinia symbiolongicarpus strain clone_291-10 chromosome 13, HSymV2.1, whole genome shotgun sequence, a single genomic region encodes these proteins:
- the LOC130623958 gene encoding uncharacterized protein LOC130623958, with product MKVILLLAMLASACILCKGDPRYRRAYNNGYADAQAHAENAPAPCILCKGDPTYQKAFNAGYADAACILCKGDPMYREGYIAGYSDSQASIEDTPTRRNALLEDSGAYGNPVRICYTSWKDCSGCRGYLDTCCSDKNCGGGRRCKRGLSVYSCDN from the exons atgaaGGTAATACTCCTTTTGGCGATGTTGGCAAGTGCGTGTATTCTCTGCAAAGGGG ATCCTCGCTATAGAAGAGCATACAATAATGGTTACGCAGATGCTCAAGCTCATGCCGAAAATGCTCCTGCTCCATGTATCCTTTGCAAGGGAG ATCCTACCTATCAGAAGGCATTCAATGCAGGTTACGCCGATGCTGCTTGTATCCTCTGCAAAGGCG ATCCTATGTACAGAGAAGGATACATTGCAGGCTATAGTGATTCACAAGCAAGTATCGAAGATACTCCAACACGCCGCAATGCcc TGTTAGAAGATTCGGGAGCTTATGGCAATCCAGTTAGAATTTGTTACACAAGTTGGAAGGATTGCAGTGGATGCCGAGGCTACTTAGATACCTGTTGTTCAGACAAGAACTGTGGCGGTGGACGAAGATGCAAACGAGGCTTAAGTGTGTACAGCTGCGACAATTAA